One genomic region from Bacillus sp. SLBN-46 encodes:
- a CDS encoding cytochrome b/b6 domain-containing protein yields the protein MSKKQKPTVQVKRFSKAFVWAHAVNALSFFALYITALPMYTEFFDWLYPVLGGPEGARLLHRIFAVAFVTPTVIWVIFDFTGFKRWMKELITWKKRDLQFFTEFVKELFGFNFKHVRQTFFNAGEKINSIIQIVTAIMIIGSGFPMWFPQFFPRAVVQWGYFFHNIGFGLAIAVVVGHIYLSVVHKNSRPGYSGVVTGKVPAWWAKEHYTEWYEEEVKKGNFPKLDDPSNKKKKGA from the coding sequence ATGAGTAAAAAACAAAAGCCAACCGTCCAGGTAAAGCGGTTTTCGAAGGCCTTTGTCTGGGCACACGCCGTCAATGCCTTATCATTTTTTGCACTCTATATTACGGCACTGCCTATGTATACGGAATTCTTCGACTGGTTGTATCCCGTTTTAGGCGGTCCAGAAGGAGCACGTCTTCTTCACCGAATATTTGCAGTTGCATTTGTTACGCCTACAGTTATTTGGGTAATTTTTGACTTTACCGGCTTTAAGCGCTGGATGAAAGAGCTTATTACCTGGAAGAAAAGAGATCTTCAATTTTTTACAGAATTCGTTAAAGAACTTTTTGGCTTTAATTTTAAGCATGTCAGACAAACATTCTTTAACGCTGGTGAAAAGATCAACTCTATCATCCAAATTGTTACGGCGATTATGATTATTGGATCTGGATTTCCAATGTGGTTCCCACAATTTTTCCCAAGAGCTGTCGTTCAGTGGGGCTACTTCTTCCACAACATTGGCTTTGGCCTAGCCATTGCTGTTGTTGTCGGACATATTTATTTGAGTGTCGTTCATAAGAACTCCAGACCAGGCTATTCCGGTGTTGTTACAGGAAAGGTCCCTGCTTGGTGGGCTAAAGAACACTACACAGAGTGGTATGAAGAAGAAGTGAAAAAAGGCAACTTCCCTAAACTAGATGACCCAAGCAACAAGAAGAAAAAAGGCGCGTAA
- a CDS encoding 4Fe-4S dicluster domain-containing protein, whose translation MTKYVKYVDVTKCDGCRACMVACKNWNDLPAEPTEFQGSVQSHAKTTADTWNVLQYIEHENGKGDLEYLFRHSSCFHCTDAACEKVCPENAISYTKYGSVVIDQDKCVGCGYCVQNCPFEVISLKTYKDKNGKEYKKSHKCTMCTDRLDEGLQPACVTTCHTGAMEFGDAEAMIQKAEKRVKEIKDRYPNAMVYNPQGVGGTHTVYVLAEKPSVYGLPENPKVPTSAVAWKDYAQPIGKMMLGATTMAVVGAFITNRLFNKEGKDEKQDGGGSHE comes from the coding sequence ATGACGAAATATGTAAAATATGTCGACGTAACGAAGTGTGACGGCTGTCGTGCCTGTATGGTGGCCTGTAAAAACTGGAACGACCTTCCGGCGGAGCCAACGGAGTTCCAAGGAAGTGTGCAATCCCATGCGAAAACAACAGCAGATACATGGAATGTCTTGCAATATATTGAGCATGAAAATGGGAAAGGTGATTTAGAATATCTATTCCGCCACTCTTCCTGCTTCCATTGTACAGATGCAGCCTGTGAAAAGGTGTGTCCGGAAAATGCCATCAGCTATACAAAGTATGGCTCCGTGGTCATTGATCAAGACAAGTGTGTAGGCTGTGGCTATTGTGTTCAAAACTGTCCATTTGAAGTAATTTCTTTAAAGACTTATAAAGATAAAAATGGCAAAGAGTACAAGAAGTCGCATAAATGCACGATGTGTACGGATCGTCTAGATGAAGGCCTTCAGCCGGCATGCGTAACCACCTGCCACACGGGAGCGATGGAGTTCGGTGATGCTGAGGCGATGATTCAAAAAGCAGAAAAGCGCGTGAAGGAAATCAAGGATCGTTACCCTAATGCCATGGTATACAACCCACAAGGGGTAGGCGGCACACACACTGTTTATGTGCTAGCAGAGAAACCATCTGTATATGGATTACCGGAAAATCCAAAGGTTCCTACCTCAGCAGTGGCTTGGAAGGATTACGCACAGCCAATCGGTAAAATGATGCTTGGTGCGACAACCATGGCGGTTGTGGGTGCATTCATTACCAACCGTTTATTTAATAAAGAAGGCAAAGATGAGAAGCAAGATGGAGGTGGTAGCCATGAGTAA